Part of the Nicotiana sylvestris chromosome 5, ASM39365v2, whole genome shotgun sequence genome is shown below.
GTCAATTTCTTTCTAAAAAGAATAGAAACTTGTGAAAGTTGATTTAGGTATTGAGCTTGACTaattaaataagtcaaaaaagAATTTCAGACGGCAATACTATTGTACTTTTAACAATTTTTATTGACGTGACTTATAGCTCGTAGAGGCGGCTCAAAATATTGGAGGCCTAAAGCCAAACATTATTAGGAGGCCTCAAACTTTAAAAAGAAATTCACATTGATTAATTTGATTAATGCTTTATAGTTGACATATGTGCACTCTGATAAATAATAAAAAGTAATAggctactatatatatatatatatatatattgtaaatCTAAagctaaaaaataaaaagttagaATAATAGAACACGATTCTAGAAGCTTATAATTTGATATAGAATAAAATTCCAACCTTTTTAACTTGTTTGTTGTAGTGCTTGAGGACTTCAGAATAATaaatttttataaaaaatttatTCCATGTTTTTCATTCCTTTTTTTTAGAGAATAGATAGCTTAGTAATTAGAGGGAAAAAAGAGAATATAAAATACAAGTTTTATTAtgaggaaaaaataaaatattaatactAGAATATAAATTAAGTATTAGTCATCATCAATCACATTGACAAAATAATTAGTTTCCTATTTTATGCATATCTTATAATCTTTTACCATAGATAGTTAATATTTCTTAAAGGAAATTACCATAGAATTAATATATTAATTTTAAATTGGGCCCCCAAAATTTTGGGGGCCTAAAGCCATTGCTTCATTTGCTTGGCCCTTGAGCCGGCActgcccgtttggccaagcttctaaaatcagcttattttgagaagtgcttttctcaaaagtactttttaaaaaagtgcttttggtgagaaacagtttgtgtttggctaactAATTTGAAAAGcgcttttgagcagtaattagtgtttggccaagcttttgaaaactgcttctaagtgtatttttctcaaaagtgcttttcagaaaagtgcttttggagaaaaactactttttctgcttctccaaaactgcttctgcttctcctcaaaagcactttttttccttccaaaagcttggccaaacacctcagtttttggccaaaaatactTTGTGCCacaaaaaaaagcacttttgccccaaaaaaaaagcttggccaaacaggctattagatTTAGTGGTACCATGATATAAATTACAATAACCAAACTCGAATTCTTATTAAATGCTCTCTTCTTCCGTTACCAACCCGCATATTTAAAGGATAAATTGGTTTCTCATCTATCTCCATCCCCTTACTATCTAACTATTTGTTACTAGTAGTAGTTTGTatttctcttctactttattctAAAAAATTCATGTAAATATATTTTAAGTTTAGTGATTCGTATTTATGGTGAATAAATAACTCTTTTGAATAGTATGCAACTGCGTCACTATTTCTCTTTATTATGGTTTGCAGGAAATAATGAATCTTGCCttgtgttatttcttttctttcagtaacaaaaaaaaaagcaatatGCCTGAGGTATAACCATTTGATCCTGACTAGTTAAAGGGAAAAATGAATTAATAACTTCTGTGGTATAGTAAACTATTTGATACTACACATTTTTCTGGTCACTATAAGAAACCATTAAAGAAAGATATCATAAGACTTTTACGTTACAAATTTAACTGCTCCCTTTTTAAGTGTCTAAGCTTCTgtgttttaattttctttccttttctactTGGCTCTAATGATAATTCTGCGCTATAAACACTCCTGATATAATATACAATTACCAGGACACACTCTACGTGGAGAACATCGAAGAAAGGGAGGATGCAGGAACACCACCAATCATACAGAAAGTGAGAACAGCTCTATCATTTTGGGTAAAAGAGTTCATAAGTCACAAAGTAATTGAAAGAATGGAGCACGGCTACATTGAGCTTGCACTAGAGAGGCTTCTCCCAAATCCTAACGtatgggttttgggaaatgtaacAGCCAAGAGACAAGCTGTGCTTTCTTTTCTCATCTATACCACAACTTACTCCTCATCAGGTGACATCAATGGCGAAGACAACGAGCTTTACCTATGGCGAGAGACAGGGAACAAGAAAGATAAGCCACTTCACGGCCCTTTTGTCGCTAAGCTGCTTAATGACCTATTTGGTATCCAAGCTAGAGGAGGGTGTGCTTGTGCTGGACCCTATGGACATATCTTGCTCAAGGTTGATGAACCTCACTCTCTTGCCTTCAAAGATGCAATTCAAATGGTGAGTCTCCATAATAAAAGATTTAACTTACATGTATTGACAAAAGGGCAGCCCGATGCACGAGGCATTCTATGTTCATGCATGGTCACGTGAAGGACCGCACCCAAAGAGGTGTGATGTATCCGGCCTACTCTGATGCAAGCATCAATGGCTGATTCCACGGTTCGAATCCGTGGTCTATATGTCACAAAGAGACAAACTTTACTGTTGCTCCAAGGCTCTCTTCTAACTTGGATATACTGACAATGAAAAAAGAAATTTACACTATCATTATACTTTAACCTGCTATAGTAAATAACCTGCCTTTTTCCAGGTTAATGATCCCACATTTTATGAATGATTACCTATAATTATATTTTAGGGGACCTTATAATTTTCGTTGATCTCGATGTACAGGGCTATAGTGGAGTGAAGCCAGGATGGACAAGGGTCAGTTTTCCTTACTACATGTCCAAGGAAGAATTTGAGTTCATTCTAGCGGCACTAGAATTCATATCCATTTATGGACAAAGGTTCCTCCCTTTGTACCATTTCAATTGGAGGAGTGGTGCTTGGACTTTCAAGAAAAAGGCTTTCAAGGAGGCTCTCATAGGGAGAGACCACAATTGCAACTTTTGTGGCTCACAAATGATACACGGGTTGAACCTAGGTTGCCATGATACTAAAGAAAACAACCACGGAGGAGGAAGCCCTAACAAAGAAGGTCTTATTTACAAGTATGTAAAGTACCTTGAGACAGCTAAGCGTATTGCCAGCCTCCTTCCCAAGTTCCCACCTCAACGGTCGATGCCTGAAGAAATCGACCCTAACCTTGTACCCTTTAGAGTCTGAAGATAAAAAAATCACATTGCTGAACTTATGCTATTGGAGAGAGAATGCTCGTTCTCATTCTCCTATATGATCGTGCAGTTGTCTAATCTATAGTTGGGCAATACAAGGGTTATTATATGTAATAAATTAGAAGAATAAGGGGACATGAATaaacaatatttttaaatattctcCTTTTTCTAGTGAATTTTATGAAATTTGTGTTTAATCAATTGGAAACACGTATGTTCACTCTCATTGTTAGGATTGATCGTTTAGTTGTCTAACATTTAGTTGGACAAATGAAAATGAGGAGAATATGTATTAAACTAGATGATTTTGAAGATTTAGGTACCCCAGAAGCAATATTGACAATTATGAACCCCTTTAGAAGCTCTTGTACAATCGATGTGAGAGGTTAAATGTCTCCAACATAAAATTATTTTTGCACCAAAGTAACAGAAACAGAGAGAAAAAGCTTTCAACAGAAACAATTACATGAACAGGTGCATAATGTGAGTATCCATTGCATATGTATAACACTTGTTCTTATGCAAATTCCTGACAAGATGTGAAAATGATGCTTCTTCAAGCTGACCAGCTTGCAGCTTATCAAAATATTTCAACTAAGCCATTCCTACATAATTTAGCAGATAATTTTGTTGCTTTTAATATGTAGATGAAGAGGCAAAGGACACAAAACTTAATCCAACTTGCGCAAATTCAAAATTTTAAGGACTTCTATATATAAGAATACTAAACTGTTTTCCGAACAACGCTTTTAATATGCCAGTCAAGATGGGGAAGACTTTCATGTTATCATAGACCT
Proteins encoded:
- the LOC104215167 gene encoding uncharacterized protein codes for the protein MDYEQLMLRETLRGQSIEHNKKKYTTVSSTTSSVASHEDLRSRIESFHMLEKGNSHTSDSYVGYQTTKIVHEAAAYVKKCLGGGEEDAIIFCGSGSTAAIKRLQEVMGITVPSILREKVLTKCFRNETKERWVVYVGPYEHHSNILSWRQSLAEVVEIGLDENGLVDMEALRVQLEFYKSTNRPLLGSFSACSNVTGTYSDTRAIARLLHKNGAFACFDFAASGPYAKIEMRSGEIDGYDAVFLSPHKFLGGPGTPGVLVMNKALYRLRTSPPSTCGGGTVDFVNPFNEKDTLYVENIEEREDAGTPPIIQKVRTALSFWVKEFISHKVIERMEHGYIELALERLLPNPNVWVLGNVTAKRQAVLSFLIYTTTYSSSGDINGEDNELYLWRETGNKKDKPLHGPFVAKLLNDLFGIQARGGCACAGPYGHILLKVDEPHSLAFKDAIQMGYSGVKPGWTRVSFPYYMSKEEFEFILAALEFISIYGQRFLPLYHFNWRSGAWTFKKKAFKEALIGRDHNCNFCGSQMIHGLNLGCHDTKENNHGGGSPNKEGLIYKYVKYLETAKRIASLLPKFPPQRSMPEEIDPNLVPFRV